One window of Atribacter laminatus genomic DNA carries:
- a CDS encoding sugar ABC transporter substrate-binding protein: MKNIKKIGIILVIALTLGIFSVGMAAEPDYTIGITIWGGSHPWSIQACNFANYIANILNCKIVVTYHNVRPEDEINNMENYISSKADAVISWAPSGTITPKCAEILGNAKIYYGTYDQDIPQQIKNELYKNPYYIGNIAADNKVPGYQNAEVLLKKGCKNAVVLSAEHGTVHQVRAEAFKEAFEKGGGTVLATQWDLYTAEESAKALESLIAAHPEVDCVYGTGGPYTMGAIEAVKRLNKVGKIFVTGTDFSLSVLDNIKEGSAAAVSGGHWISCGLSLIRAYNVLTGNPLGSNTDDVEVDMFQIDSADAAQKYRDWFIERPILTEDEIKSLVVKFNPEMNMDKFKEIAKSISIESIYQQRMKEKEEGIAFPPKYIDMGIDFQ; the protein is encoded by the coding sequence ATGAAAAATATTAAAAAGATAGGAATAATATTGGTTATCGCTTTAACACTCGGTATTTTTTCTGTAGGTATGGCAGCAGAACCAGATTATACCATTGGGATTACAATTTGGGGTGGTAGCCATCCATGGTCTATCCAAGCTTGTAATTTTGCAAATTATATTGCGAATATACTGAATTGTAAGATAGTTGTAACCTATCATAACGTACGCCCGGAAGATGAAATAAACAATATGGAAAACTATATTTCAAGTAAGGCTGATGCTGTTATTTCCTGGGCTCCCTCTGGTACTATAACTCCAAAATGTGCAGAAATTTTAGGAAATGCAAAAATCTATTATGGAACCTACGATCAAGATATACCTCAGCAGATAAAAAATGAACTCTATAAAAATCCGTATTATATTGGAAATATTGCCGCAGATAATAAGGTTCCCGGATATCAAAATGCCGAAGTATTATTAAAAAAAGGGTGTAAAAATGCTGTTGTTCTAAGTGCAGAACATGGTACCGTCCACCAAGTAAGGGCAGAAGCATTTAAAGAAGCATTTGAAAAAGGTGGAGGAACAGTACTGGCAACTCAATGGGATTTGTATACTGCTGAAGAATCGGCAAAAGCTTTGGAGTCATTAATAGCAGCCCATCCAGAAGTTGATTGTGTTTACGGAACTGGTGGACCATATACTATGGGAGCTATTGAAGCAGTTAAGAGATTAAATAAAGTTGGTAAAATATTTGTTACTGGTACGGATTTTTCACTTAGTGTTCTTGACAACATAAAAGAGGGAAGTGCAGCTGCAGTTTCTGGTGGTCACTGGATTAGCTGTGGTCTCTCTCTAATAAGGGCTTATAACGTTTTAACTGGTAATCCTTTAGGTTCTAACACTGATGATGTTGAAGTTGATATGTTCCAAATCGATTCAGCGGATGCTGCACAAAAATATAGAGATTGGTTTATTGAAAGGCCAATTCTGACCGAAGATGAAATAAAAAGCTTGGTAGTAAAATTCAATCCGGAAATGAATATGGACAAGTTTAAAGAAATTGCAAAAAGCATTAGTATTGAATCTATTTATCAGCAAAGAATGAAAGAAAAAGAAGAAGGCATAGCATTCCCGCCAAAATACATAGACATGGGAATTGATTTTCAATAA
- a CDS encoding bifunctional 4-hydroxy-2-oxoglutarate aldolase/2-dehydro-3-deoxy-phosphogluconate aldolase — MYFKDRFETIHFIERKKIVAIIRAKESGSFLDAVKALKKGGIECIEVTMTTPGALKTLEEVRSKIDDVLFGAGTVLDPETARQAILSGAQFIVTPSLNLEAIRLSHRYDIPIIPGAFTPTEILSAWENGAECVKVFPASNVGPDYIKAIKGPFPQIKICPTGGIGLDNMKAFLKAGASCLGVGGKLVDASLIKNQKWDDLTSIAKEYVAQLND; from the coding sequence ATGTATTTTAAAGACCGTTTTGAAACCATTCATTTTATTGAAAGGAAAAAAATCGTAGCTATTATTCGAGCCAAAGAAAGCGGTTCTTTTTTAGATGCAGTTAAAGCCTTGAAAAAAGGGGGAATTGAATGCATAGAGGTTACGATGACTACTCCTGGAGCTCTTAAAACCTTAGAGGAAGTACGATCAAAAATCGATGACGTTCTCTTTGGAGCTGGTACTGTCCTTGATCCTGAAACTGCACGTCAAGCCATTTTATCCGGTGCCCAGTTTATCGTTACTCCATCTTTGAATCTTGAGGCTATTCGTCTTTCTCACCGTTATGATATCCCTATCATACCTGGAGCTTTCACACCAACTGAGATTCTTAGTGCCTGGGAAAACGGCGCTGAATGTGTAAAAGTGTTCCCAGCTTCCAACGTAGGTCCCGATTATATTAAAGCAATAAAAGGCCCATTCCCTCAAATTAAAATCTGCCCAACTGGGGGTATTGGCTTAGATAATATGAAGGCTTTTCTAAAAGCTGGTGCATCCTGTTTGGGAGTAGGTGGGAAGCTGGTCGATGCCAGTTTAATTAAAAATCAAAAATGGGATGACTTGACTTCGATTGCCAAGGAATACGTTGCCCAATTAAACGACTAA
- a CDS encoding thermonuclease family protein, whose product MKKVQKNSLTTLLAVLIIFIMYNYFQQETGQYIVKTVIDGDTIELNDGEKVRYIGIDAPEFQSSKKNAEKFAEEAFQANRKIVENRKVKLEFDVEQRDQYGRLLAYVYTEDGIMVNEWLVANGYAKTVVFPPNVRYVDRFKNLEKEAQKQKIGLWDE is encoded by the coding sequence ATGAAGAAAGTCCAAAAAAATTCCTTAACCACTTTGCTGGCGGTTTTAATTATTTTTATTATGTACAACTACTTCCAGCAGGAAACGGGTCAGTATATCGTAAAAACAGTGATTGATGGAGACACCATAGAACTCAATGATGGAGAAAAGGTTAGATACATTGGTATTGACGCTCCAGAATTTCAAAGCTCTAAAAAAAATGCCGAAAAATTTGCTGAGGAAGCCTTTCAGGCCAATCGAAAAATAGTTGAGAATCGAAAAGTAAAATTGGAATTCGATGTCGAACAAAGAGATCAGTATGGTCGTTTATTAGCTTATGTTTATACCGAAGATGGAATCATGGTTAATGAATGGCTGGTTGCTAATGGGTATGCAAAAACCGTGGTTTTTCCTCCCAACGTTCGGTATGTTGATCGATTTAAAAATCTGGAGAAAGAAGCTCAAAAACAAAAAATTGGTCTCTGGGATGAGTAG
- a CDS encoding phosphoglycerate dehydrogenase, with amino-acid sequence MKKAVILARSFARSAKDPLRLLETAGIQVEIKKDPDPENEKIVSELIGDAEGVLVGMDRVGEVVFTNCPNLKVVSKHGVGVDNIDLQSAQKHSVVVANAPGTNSISVAEMAFTLILILARKIPHFFEQVKNKEWGATSFGLELEGKTIGIVGFGRIGKNVAQYAQAFAMKVLYYDPFITDEISPYKKVELEILFKDADFISLHAPLTDETREMVNDKLLSLMKKEAFLINTARGELINEEALYLSLKENRIAGAALDVFTHEPPFDNPLLSLPNVIATPHISSHTREANLKMGNIAAENLIRVFNGEEPLYRVV; translated from the coding sequence TTGAAAAAAGCGGTTATTCTTGCCAGATCCTTTGCTCGTTCTGCAAAGGATCCATTGCGTCTATTAGAAACAGCTGGAATCCAAGTAGAAATTAAGAAAGACCCTGATCCAGAGAATGAAAAAATTGTGTCGGAATTAATTGGTGATGCCGAAGGAGTCTTAGTAGGAATGGATCGGGTAGGTGAAGTTGTCTTTACCAACTGTCCGAATCTTAAAGTGGTTTCAAAGCATGGGGTTGGTGTTGATAACATCGATCTTCAGTCTGCCCAAAAACATAGTGTTGTAGTAGCCAATGCTCCGGGTACCAATTCTATATCGGTTGCTGAAATGGCATTTACTCTCATCCTTATTTTAGCTCGAAAAATTCCTCATTTTTTTGAGCAAGTAAAAAATAAAGAATGGGGGGCAACCAGCTTTGGATTAGAGCTCGAAGGGAAAACCATAGGTATAGTAGGTTTTGGAAGAATTGGGAAAAATGTTGCTCAGTATGCACAAGCTTTTGCGATGAAAGTACTCTATTATGATCCTTTTATTACCGATGAAATATCCCCTTATAAAAAAGTCGAGCTCGAAATCTTGTTTAAGGACGCTGATTTTATCTCTCTCCACGCACCTCTTACTGATGAAACTCGTGAGATGGTAAATGACAAACTACTTTCATTAATGAAAAAAGAAGCTTTTCTAATCAATACTGCCCGTGGTGAGCTTATCAATGAAGAAGCTCTCTATCTTTCCTTAAAGGAAAATCGTATTGCCGGAGCGGCTTTGGACGTTTTTACTCATGAGCCTCCCTTTGATAACCCACTCTTATCACTTCCTAATGTTATCGCCACTCCCCATATTTCCTCTCATACTCGAGAGGCGAACCTAAAGATGGGGAACATTGCAGCAGAAAACCTTATCCGAGTTTTTAATGGGGAAGAGCCTCTATACCGGGTAGTGTAA
- a CDS encoding LemA family protein has protein sequence MLGWIIGIIILIVVVYLISLYNRLVVLKNKVDNSWAQVDVQLKRRYDLIPNLVESVKGYATHEKEVFENIAKARQVAISAQSPAEKSQAENQLTQALRQLFAVAEAYPELKANENFMQLQNELSETENKIAYSRQFYNDTVFMYNSSIEKFPANVFAGMFGYKKREYFETQGEEREPVKVQF, from the coding sequence ATATTGGGTTGGATTATAGGAATAATTATATTGATCGTGGTTGTTTATTTAATTTCGCTCTATAACCGCTTAGTGGTACTTAAAAACAAAGTTGATAATAGCTGGGCTCAAGTTGATGTTCAGCTAAAGCGACGGTATGATCTTATCCCCAATTTGGTAGAATCGGTAAAAGGGTATGCTACCCACGAAAAAGAGGTCTTTGAAAATATTGCCAAAGCTCGACAAGTCGCTATTTCTGCGCAGAGTCCTGCTGAGAAAAGCCAGGCAGAAAACCAGCTGACACAAGCGCTTCGTCAATTATTTGCTGTTGCAGAAGCCTATCCAGAATTGAAAGCCAACGAAAACTTTATGCAGCTACAGAATGAATTAAGTGAAACCGAAAATAAAATCGCCTATTCTCGCCAATTCTATAATGATACTGTGTTCATGTATAATTCGTCTATTGAAAAATTTCCAGCGAATGTTTTTGCCGGAATGTTTGGATACAAAAAGAGAGAATATTTTGAAACTCAGGGTGAAGAACGGGAACCGGTTAAAGTACAGTTTTAA
- a CDS encoding DUF2207 domain-containing protein gives MRKLRIEMIIVLWLVLFLSMPIIAKSYYHPSISQTFNLLENGDVEVTDIRYFSFSGSFSWAQLNLLLRGVEDIQFQGVWDADTGSPLRYEVEEQSNSKTLKWYYQADNQTLGFRIQYLLKNPIHRYEDVAEFYWKIIEEEHASIKKLEAILQIPQSNPDLFKLFVHTQAQPGEMNFSPDHRRVDFRIENVPANTFVEARLLTSPQIFSGVHLQKISRYEEILDEEKEAATKELQGNKSSWQANRWVGIGLFLLFIAIGILCIILFFVFYIKYGREPKIDYERQFEQEPPRDIPPAFLGVIMNQKALNRNDMGKAFTATLLDLARRGYMTVEEEKMKILFIKKEYLVFTFTEKMMNINSDTDLLPFENDVLVLLKQISNDGRTISTLEIEKWGKKISQQKSNFLLFIEDWGKSIKNWWESHYFYTYDERAEIKKQHYLIFSVVSFIGGVFLVIFSAIHWGFGGSSGLVVLSIILFPLIIIFALIARKSLGRWSKEGLLEFRRWTAFKRFITNYSLMKEAPPILLQIWDRYLIYAVALGVAEKLLKNLKIYIQETGSELSHPSWYQVPHGAVFTMTTLDTLSRLESISRNMANMANLTRALQSSTSVGGGFSSGGGGGGGGGGSSAG, from the coding sequence ATGAGAAAATTGAGAATTGAGATGATAATAGTTCTTTGGTTGGTTTTGTTTTTATCAATGCCCATCATTGCAAAGTCTTATTATCATCCCTCGATTTCTCAAACCTTTAATCTTCTTGAAAATGGTGATGTTGAAGTTACTGATATTCGATATTTTTCGTTTTCTGGTTCATTCAGTTGGGCTCAATTGAATTTGCTTCTTCGCGGGGTTGAGGATATCCAATTTCAAGGAGTTTGGGATGCTGACACAGGAAGCCCTCTCCGTTATGAGGTAGAAGAACAATCGAATTCAAAAACACTTAAGTGGTATTATCAAGCTGATAACCAAACTCTGGGATTTCGAATCCAATATCTTCTCAAAAACCCCATCCACCGTTATGAAGATGTGGCTGAATTTTATTGGAAGATAATTGAAGAAGAGCATGCATCTATAAAAAAACTCGAGGCTATTCTTCAGATTCCTCAATCCAATCCCGACCTTTTTAAACTTTTTGTTCACACTCAGGCTCAACCAGGAGAAATGAATTTTTCACCCGATCATCGGAGAGTGGATTTTAGGATTGAGAATGTACCTGCCAATACTTTTGTTGAAGCCCGTCTTTTAACCAGCCCACAGATTTTTTCAGGAGTTCATTTACAAAAAATCTCACGGTATGAAGAAATTCTCGATGAAGAAAAAGAAGCTGCCACTAAAGAGTTACAGGGTAATAAATCCTCCTGGCAAGCTAATCGCTGGGTAGGAATTGGTTTGTTTTTATTGTTTATTGCTATTGGAATCCTATGTATCATCTTATTTTTCGTATTTTATATAAAATATGGGCGTGAACCAAAAATCGATTATGAACGTCAGTTTGAACAAGAACCTCCCCGGGATATTCCTCCTGCCTTTTTAGGAGTCATAATGAACCAAAAAGCTCTTAATCGTAACGATATGGGAAAAGCTTTTACCGCTACCCTTCTTGATCTGGCACGTCGGGGCTACATGACTGTTGAGGAAGAAAAAATGAAGATTCTTTTTATAAAAAAAGAGTATTTGGTTTTTACCTTCACTGAAAAAATGATGAATATTAATTCTGATACTGATTTACTTCCCTTTGAAAATGATGTTTTGGTTCTATTGAAACAAATTTCCAACGATGGTCGTACTATATCGACCCTGGAGATTGAAAAGTGGGGTAAAAAGATTTCCCAACAAAAAAGTAATTTTTTACTGTTTATTGAAGATTGGGGAAAATCAATAAAAAATTGGTGGGAAAGCCACTATTTCTATACTTATGATGAAAGAGCTGAAATTAAAAAACAACACTATCTAATTTTTAGCGTTGTATCTTTTATTGGAGGGGTTTTTCTGGTCATTTTTTCTGCCATTCATTGGGGATTCGGAGGAAGCTCGGGGCTGGTTGTTTTGAGTATTATCCTTTTCCCTTTAATAATTATTTTTGCTCTCATTGCTCGTAAATCTTTGGGGCGTTGGAGCAAAGAGGGCTTGCTTGAATTTCGGAGATGGACAGCTTTTAAACGTTTTATTACCAACTATTCTCTAATGAAAGAAGCTCCTCCAATTTTACTGCAAATCTGGGATCGGTATTTGATCTATGCCGTGGCGTTAGGAGTTGCGGAAAAGCTACTAAAGAATTTGAAAATTTATATCCAAGAAACCGGTTCGGAATTATCCCATCCTAGTTGGTATCAGGTTCCCCATGGTGCTGTTTTTACCATGACTACGCTTGATACACTTAGCCGTTTAGAATCAATCTCCAGAAATATGGCAAACATGGCTAATCTTACCCGAGCCCTCCAATCTTCTACTTCGGTTGGAGGTGGATTTTCCAGTGGAGGTGGAGGAGGAGGTGGCGGCGGAGGTTCAAGTGCCGGTTGA
- a CDS encoding YdcF family protein, whose amino-acid sequence MGFFLQKVLTSFIEPPGVFITIALFFGLLARKKGKESLKWIALAVIIYFFSTGIGIRFLSPSQNITPRYPSINQPQVIIVLGGGTYLDTYQNRFQPGPYSLLRLHQGYTLWQKEKIPLLVSGGQVWVKSGPSEAEIMADILLQWGVPQDDIITESQSRNTKENAQYCSQILLNNHWNSFYLVTSEIHLKRAMMSFQSFLPNANIIPISAHPPYDRTPIVLSDFLPSSQAFSAFAQIIHEYLGLAVLLIN is encoded by the coding sequence ATGGGATTTTTTCTCCAAAAAGTATTGACTTCTTTTATTGAACCTCCGGGAGTATTTATAACCATTGCTTTGTTTTTTGGTTTATTAGCAAGAAAAAAGGGGAAAGAATCTTTGAAATGGATTGCTTTGGCAGTCATAATTTATTTTTTTTCCACTGGAATTGGCATACGTTTTCTTTCACCCTCGCAAAACATAACGCCTCGATATCCATCAATAAACCAGCCACAAGTTATTATTGTGCTTGGTGGGGGTACCTACTTAGATACCTATCAGAATCGTTTCCAACCTGGTCCTTATTCCCTGCTAAGATTGCACCAAGGGTATACCCTTTGGCAAAAAGAAAAAATCCCTCTTCTGGTGAGCGGTGGTCAAGTGTGGGTTAAATCGGGGCCTTCGGAGGCTGAAATCATGGCTGACATCCTTCTACAGTGGGGAGTTCCCCAAGATGATATCATCACCGAATCTCAATCAAGAAATACCAAGGAAAACGCTCAGTATTGCTCTCAGATTCTGCTCAACAATCATTGGAATTCTTTTTATTTAGTAACCTCAGAAATTCATTTAAAACGAGCCATGATGAGCTTTCAATCTTTTCTCCCCAATGCAAACATTATTCCGATCAGTGCCCATCCTCCCTACGATCGAACTCCAATAGTTCTTTCTGATTTCCTCCCATCCTCTCAAGCATTTTCGGCTTTTGCACAAATTATTCATGAATACCTTGGATTAGCAGTCTTACTCATTAACTAA
- a CDS encoding DMT family transporter: protein MKSSDNLNPLSPSHSKKKSEPIIKNPYFSLLMVSLIWGINFSVVKHGIMIIGPLSFSIIRFAVSSLVMIVLLWRMEGNPFISKKDLWYFVFLGALGFGVYQPLWSYGLRLTLASHSAILLSISPIVVVLIAFFKKEESIEWYNFLGIGIGFLGVTFLISQGNQTSSSPNILFGDILTLFAAICWGLYSYFGKYMLRKYSPLKTSCWSIIFGTLIMFPVSYVEIKDLNISDLTLTVHLSMGYAIFLSALLAYIIWMNGIKKIGASRTSAFQYVTQIFGVIGAWLFFKEPFGYRFLIGMVLVTLGVWLSQKKPRPLLNVNDSLVNE, encoded by the coding sequence ATGAAGAGCTCCGATAACTTAAATCCATTATCGCCATCTCACTCTAAAAAGAAATCTGAACCCATAATTAAAAATCCATATTTTTCTCTTCTTATGGTTTCTTTAATTTGGGGAATAAATTTTAGCGTTGTGAAACACGGGATTATGATCATTGGTCCTCTTTCTTTTTCGATAATTCGATTTGCTGTGAGTAGCTTGGTAATGATTGTCTTATTATGGCGCATGGAGGGGAATCCTTTTATCAGCAAGAAAGATCTTTGGTATTTTGTTTTTTTAGGTGCATTAGGTTTTGGAGTCTATCAGCCACTTTGGAGTTATGGGCTACGATTAACTTTGGCTTCCCATTCAGCTATCCTGCTTTCAATATCTCCAATTGTTGTTGTCCTTATCGCTTTTTTTAAAAAAGAGGAATCTATTGAATGGTATAATTTTTTAGGAATTGGCATTGGATTTTTAGGCGTCACCTTTCTCATCAGTCAAGGAAATCAAACTTCATCTTCTCCCAATATTCTTTTCGGTGATATTCTTACCCTATTTGCAGCTATTTGCTGGGGTCTTTATTCTTACTTCGGAAAATATATGCTGCGGAAATATTCACCCTTGAAAACGAGCTGTTGGAGCATCATATTTGGAACTCTGATTATGTTCCCTGTCTCATATGTTGAAATCAAGGACCTCAATATTTCTGATTTAACTCTTACGGTTCATTTGTCGATGGGTTATGCTATCTTTTTATCAGCTTTGTTGGCTTATATAATCTGGATGAATGGGATTAAGAAAATCGGTGCATCACGAACTTCAGCCTTTCAATATGTTACCCAGATATTTGGAGTAATAGGAGCTTGGCTTTTTTTTAAAGAGCCTTTTGGTTATCGATTTTTAATTGGAATGGTTTTAGTTACTCTTGGAGTGTGGCTCTCTCAGAAAAAACCAAGACCACTATTGAATGTTAATGACTCTTTAGTTAATGAGTAA
- the rplL gene encoding 50S ribosomal protein L7/L12, translated as MTKEEIIDVIANMTVLELADLVKALEEKFGVSAAMPVAAAAAPAAGAAAPAEEEKTEFTVVLKSAGAEKLKVIKEVRAITSLGLKEAKDLVDGAPKPVKESIPKKDAEEIKAKLEAVGAEVELT; from the coding sequence ATGACCAAGGAAGAAATTATTGACGTTATTGCGAATATGACTGTTCTGGAATTAGCGGATTTGGTGAAAGCCTTAGAAGAAAAATTTGGAGTATCTGCTGCTATGCCAGTTGCTGCAGCAGCCGCTCCTGCTGCCGGAGCTGCCGCACCGGCTGAAGAGGAAAAAACTGAATTCACAGTCGTTCTCAAGAGTGCTGGAGCCGAAAAACTAAAAGTAATTAAAGAAGTTCGAGCCATTACCAGCTTAGGCTTGAAAGAAGCGAAAGATCTAGTTGATGGGGCTCCAAAGCCAGTGAAGGAAAGCATTCCAAAGAAGGATGCCGAGGAAATCAAAGCTAAACTTGAAGCTGTTGGCGCAGAAGTTGAATTAACCTAA
- the rplJ gene encoding 50S ribosomal protein L10 gives MDKVKKNQIIEDVFQKLQKSQAVYAFNYRGINVMNVEAIRKALRETQGEMKVVKNTLAHIAFQKADMPFDENILTDQNALVFSYEDIVLTAKALTDFAKKVPQLEIKGVWLNQQQYGPDQVKNLASLPTREALVAQLVGGIAAPLSGLVGVLSGVMRNMVWVLKSIEEKKVSNQ, from the coding sequence TTGGATAAAGTAAAAAAGAACCAGATCATAGAAGACGTTTTTCAGAAACTTCAAAAAAGTCAAGCAGTTTATGCTTTTAACTATCGTGGGATTAATGTTATGAATGTTGAAGCCATCCGAAAAGCTCTAAGAGAAACTCAAGGAGAGATGAAAGTTGTTAAAAATACCCTTGCTCACATTGCTTTTCAAAAGGCCGACATGCCCTTTGATGAAAATATATTGACTGATCAAAATGCTTTGGTATTTTCTTATGAAGATATAGTTTTAACGGCAAAAGCACTAACAGATTTTGCCAAAAAAGTACCCCAGCTTGAAATCAAAGGGGTATGGCTTAACCAACAACAATATGGTCCTGATCAAGTGAAAAACCTGGCAAGTCTGCCAACCCGAGAGGCTTTAGTTGCTCAGTTAGTAGGTGGAATCGCTGCACCACTTAGTGGTTTAGTTGGTGTTCTAAGCGGAGTTATGCGAAATATGGTATGGGTTCTTAAATCAATAGAAGAAAAAAAGGTAAGCAATCAATAA
- the rplA gene encoding 50S ribosomal protein L1, producing the protein MPTKSRRFEELKNKLEPGKIYTVDEAFQMVKELANAKFDETIEVAVKLGIDPKQSDQQIRGTVSLPHGIGKQVRVLVFAQGEKASEAQAAGADYVGGEELIEKIQSGWFDFESAIATPDMMRIVGRLGKLLGPKGLMPNAKVGTVTFDIAQAVKEIKAGRLEIRNDRYGNIHLPIGKASFDISKLQDNFFALLETIVRMKPSVAKGRYVRNIAIASTMSPGLKLDVNTTLARMEKRVA; encoded by the coding sequence ATGCCAACCAAAAGTCGTCGTTTTGAAGAATTAAAGAATAAATTGGAACCAGGAAAAATATACACTGTTGACGAAGCATTTCAAATGGTCAAAGAGTTAGCGAACGCGAAATTTGATGAAACTATTGAAGTTGCCGTTAAGCTGGGAATAGACCCAAAACAATCAGACCAGCAAATTCGTGGTACGGTTTCGTTACCCCATGGAATAGGAAAGCAAGTTCGGGTTTTGGTTTTTGCCCAGGGTGAAAAGGCCAGTGAGGCACAAGCAGCTGGTGCTGATTATGTTGGTGGAGAAGAATTGATTGAGAAAATCCAATCAGGTTGGTTTGATTTTGAATCAGCAATTGCGACTCCTGACATGATGAGAATAGTAGGTCGTTTGGGGAAGTTATTAGGACCAAAAGGATTAATGCCTAATGCCAAAGTGGGAACAGTAACCTTTGATATAGCTCAAGCGGTTAAGGAGATAAAAGCAGGTCGATTGGAAATACGAAATGACCGTTATGGAAATATTCATCTTCCAATTGGAAAGGCTTCTTTTGATATAAGTAAATTACAGGATAATTTCTTTGCTTTATTAGAAACTATAGTTCGAATGAAACCTTCAGTAGCTAAGGGTCGTTATGTAAGGAATATTGCTATTGCTTCAACCATGAGCCCCGGACTCAAGCTAGATGTGAACACTACTTTAGCAAGAATGGAGAAAAGAGTCGCTTAA
- the rplK gene encoding 50S ribosomal protein L11, producing the protein MAKKVVAVVKLQIPGGMATPAPPVGPALGQHGVNIMEFCKAFNARTEKDRGILTPVEITVYGDRSFTFITKTPPASFLILQALSIEKGSGEPNKVKVGKLSRSKVREIAQKKMPDLNANSIEAAMNIIEGTARSLGVEVVEG; encoded by the coding sequence ATGGCAAAAAAAGTGGTAGCTGTTGTAAAGCTCCAGATTCCTGGAGGCATGGCCACTCCTGCCCCTCCGGTTGGGCCTGCGCTTGGACAGCATGGTGTAAATATTATGGAATTTTGTAAAGCCTTTAATGCTCGGACAGAAAAAGACCGAGGGATTTTAACACCGGTGGAAATAACCGTATATGGTGATCGTTCATTTACATTCATAACGAAAACACCCCCAGCTTCTTTCTTAATTCTTCAAGCTTTGAGTATTGAAAAGGGCTCTGGGGAACCAAACAAAGTCAAGGTTGGAAAATTAAGTCGTTCTAAGGTACGAGAAATAGCCCAGAAAAAAATGCCTGATTTAAATGCGAATTCGATTGAAGCAGCAATGAACATAATTGAAGGAACCGCAAGAAGCTTGGGTGTCGAAGTTGTAGAGGGTTAG
- the nusG gene encoding transcription termination/antitermination protein NusG, with protein sequence MNKLWYVVHTLAGSEHKVKANLERRIASMGMQDQIFRVVVPMEETIEVKRGKKRFTKKKVFPGYVMVEMMMNDRSWYVVRNTPGVTGFVGSGLRPEPLSEGEVKVILRQTGVEKGRPRLDIEKGETIKVIAGPFLNYTGIVESVDHEKGKITVLLSIFGRETPVELEFSDIEKL encoded by the coding sequence ATGAATAAACTGTGGTATGTTGTTCATACCTTAGCCGGCAGCGAGCATAAGGTTAAAGCGAATCTAGAAAGAAGAATTGCTTCTATGGGAATGCAAGATCAGATTTTTCGGGTGGTTGTTCCAATGGAGGAGACCATTGAAGTAAAGAGGGGAAAAAAGAGATTTACTAAAAAGAAAGTATTTCCAGGTTATGTAATGGTAGAAATGATGATGAATGATCGTTCTTGGTATGTGGTACGAAATACACCTGGAGTTACGGGTTTTGTTGGTTCGGGACTTCGACCGGAGCCATTGAGCGAAGGAGAAGTTAAGGTAATCCTTCGACAAACTGGAGTTGAAAAGGGAAGGCCGCGCCTAGATATTGAAAAAGGAGAGACGATAAAAGTTATAGCAGGACCTTTTTTAAATTATACTGGTATTGTAGAAAGTGTCGATCATGAAAAAGGGAAGATAACCGTTCTCTTATCGATATTTGGTCGGGAGACTCCAGTAGAGCTTGAATTTTCTGATATTGAAAAATTATAA
- the secE gene encoding preprotein translocase subunit SecE: MNFFVKLFTKLKNYFKDAWSELKKVTWPSRKELISSTLTVLVVVVVFAVFLGVIDLILTALIGLYIK, from the coding sequence GTGAATTTTTTCGTCAAGCTGTTCACTAAATTAAAGAACTACTTTAAAGATGCCTGGAGTGAATTAAAAAAGGTTACTTGGCCAAGCCGAAAAGAATTAATATCCAGTACTCTTACGGTTTTAGTAGTAGTTGTTGTATTTGCAGTTTTTTTAGGAGTGATTGATTTAATTTTGACTGCTTTAATTGGTTTATACATTAAGTAA
- the rpmG gene encoding 50S ribosomal protein L33 gives MVQETITFECTDCRRRNYQGMKNKKNKSARLEFKKYCPHCRKHTIHKEMK, from the coding sequence ATGGTACAGGAAACTATTACCTTTGAATGTACCGATTGTCGAAGGCGTAACTATCAGGGCATGAAGAACAAAAAAAACAAGAGTGCCCGTTTAGAATTTAAAAAATACTGCCCTCACTGTAGAAAACACACTATACATAAAGAAATGAAGTAG